The Vulpes vulpes isolate BD-2025 chromosome 10, VulVul3, whole genome shotgun sequence genome has a window encoding:
- the GARIN6 gene encoding LOW QUALITY PROTEIN: Golgi-associated RAB2 interactor protein 6 (The sequence of the model RefSeq protein was modified relative to this genomic sequence to represent the inferred CDS: inserted 2 bases in 1 codon; substituted 1 base at 1 genomic stop codon), whose product MGDSDKGESLIKDSHEQSTLPHYTAQSSPAMGMFNTSMGKLQQQLYKGEYTIFKYAPRFESDFIQVGKKGEVTDGHNRARMVTVGIVRTSPHLTLPDVMLLAXPAAICDDHNRYGPAPQEKGYKPTQILELTRLCPSKFVTISIHNGTKQKLHLKLATGRSFYXLCPPSDTKDLFVHWENLVYILRPPVEAYSGSHAIPVGDSLDITGFEEEDKSPSANVIHFYGRDQDQVDIRSLHMNPELFGATSYVYAGEE is encoded by the exons ATGGGCGACAGTGACAAAGGA GAGTCCTTGATAAAAGATAGTCATGAACAGTCAACGTTACCACATTACACAGCCCAAAGCAGCCCTGCAATGGGTATGTTTAATACCTCCATGGGGAAACTACAGCAACAACTGTACAAGGGGGAGTACACCATATTCAAGTACGCACCAAGGTTTGAGAGTGACTTTATACAGGTGGGCAAAAAAGGAGAAGTGACTGACGGGCACAACCGTGCCCGAATGGTGACTGTGGGCATCGTCCGCACCAGCCCCCACCTCACACTACCTGATGTCATGCTGCTGGCTTGACCAGCTGCTATCTGTGATGACCATAACAGATATGGTCCTGCCCCCCAGGAAAAGGGTTACAAGCCTACACAGATCTTAGAGCTAACCAGACTGTGTCCTTCGAAGTTTGTAACAATATCCATCCATAATGGTACAAAACAAAAGCTCCACCTGAAGCTTGCCACTGGCCGCTCTTTTTA CCTCTGTCCCCCTTCTGATACAAAAGATCTTTTTGTGCATTGGGAAAACCTTGTTTACATTCTGAGACCACCAGTAGAGGCTTACAGTGGTTCCCATGCCATCCCAGTTGGGGACTCACTGGACATAACTGGGTTTGAAGAGGAGGACAAGAGTCCATCG GCAAATGTCATTCATTTCTATGGAAGGGATCAAGATCAAGTTGACATCAGGAGTCTTCACATGAACCCTGAATTGTTTGGGGCCACCTCTTATGTGTATGCTGGGGAGGAATAA